A single region of the Podospora pseudopauciseta strain CBS 411.78 chromosome 1, whole genome shotgun sequence genome encodes:
- a CDS encoding hypothetical protein (COG:T; EggNog:ENOG503NZCA), with protein MSNLQVRNSDYFSSATRQKAMEDAKKMQASVQDECVKAGKEVPPYLLQELIGKGSFGRVYKATDLNTKALVAVKIIDIEESDTLNPRLADTYSEFMKEISALKILSDSGARNINLILDALPVGQAMWMVTEYCAGGSVATLMKPTAPGGLQEKWIIPILREVAEAVYWVHKEGIIHRDIKCANVLVTESGAVQLCDFGVAGIVETKLDKRSTFIGTPHWMAPELFDPVPSYSTPVDIWAFGSLVYEIASGLPPNVMQGFNIPQLGNYIKHNAPRLEGDQYSDQIKDLVAFCLVEDPAKRPAIEQVQRHPYIANTEGTHPTSNLANLVKAYKLWEGQGGIRKSLFAPVGAQGPSDYTSTALANDEWNFSTTVDFDQQLMNTDAQAVYDVYGTNVEFDFNEQFAPPPKQKARRRLPPQLQPAVKAPLEKLFDPNTISGYEENSRAYYGRPPPPPTSTSDLPLRDDSLHSTLRESLIDLDMSFDGDDLSQFVDIETNMETIRAGMRAPSESDFGENTLTAADSNNSNDLNKPPRSDPADFNPNRRTQDWKFPSMAAPASATSEMFRFPAISEDRPAPLASAPTNDRPPFIHHQTDPLGMHSEPYVELMTPNQFQDNRASVGSLIDLDESLAMPEYTRPSTANSDVASMAGSDIGGANPFDLERHASLYQPFQTNSTNGSFSGGVGPPSGIREPSIYISDDTDFSRLSLASAPEDQIVIPDFSTPPSSSVNGGGGGSRAQSRAHSRADSYDEDGYSANEYGGDSEYLTMMGSGGQTGGSGRRSRAQSNASVQLQLPRMLGMSGNGGEYIDRRGERMVNGGGMNMNGGGMGMGGEMPALPGPPNARVMQGMASREETREDVMRLLSSFSEHLSFANVHVSALPVRAGRRGSETYAPS; from the coding sequence ATGTCGAACCTCCAAGTACGCAACTCAGACTACTTCTCTTCTGCCACCCGGCAGAAGGCCATGGAGGACGCAAAGAAGATGCAAGCATCCGTCCAAGATGAATGCGTCAAGGCCGGCAAAGAAGTACCGCCATACCTCCTTCAGGAGCTGATCGGGAAGGGAAGCTTTGGTCGGGTGTACAAGGCGACTGATTTGAACACGAAAGCCCTGGTGGCCGTCAAAATCATCGACATTGAAGAGAGCGACACCCTCAACCCGAGATTGGCTGATACCTACAGCGAGTTCATGAAGGAAATCAGCGCCCTCAAAATCCTCAGCGACAGTGGGGCGAGAAACATCAACCTCATTCTCGATGCGCTGCCAGTCGGTCAGGCCATGTGGATGGTGACAGAGTACTGCGCTGGAGGCAGTGTGGCGACCCTGATGAAGCCGACAGCTCCGGGAGGCTTGCAAGAGAAGTGGATTATTCCGATTTTGAGAGAGGTGGCGGAGGCTGTGTATTGGGTGCACAAAGAAGGCATCATTCACCGCGACATCAAGTGCGCCAATGTGCTGGTCACAGAGAGCGGAGCGGTTCAACTATGCGATTTCGGCGTTGCTGGCATTGTTGAAACGAAGCTTGATAAGCGGTCGACCTTTATCGGCACGCCTCACTGGATGGCCCCCGAGCTGTTCGACCCTGTGCCTTCTTACAGCACACCAGTCGACATCTGGGCCTTTGGTTCTCTGGTATATGAGATTGCGTCTGGTCTGCCTCCCAACGTCATGCAAGGGTTTAACATACCCCAGCTTGGCAATTACATCAAGCATAACGCCCCACGGCTGGAAGGTGATCAGTACTCGGACCAGATCAAGGATCTTGTTGCTTTCTGCTTAGTCGAAGACCCAGCAAAGCGACCGGCTATTGAGCAGGTTCAACGGCATCCATATATTGCTAATACCGAGGGCACACATCCTACCTCGAACCTTGCCAACCTGGTAAAGGCCTACAAGCTCTGGGAAGGACAGGGAGGCATCAGAAAGTCGCTCTTTGCTCCTGTTGGCGCGCAGGGCCCGTCCGACTACACGTCCACTGCTTTGGCCAACGATGAGTGGAACTTCAGCACGACAGTCGACTTTGACCAGCAGCTCATGAACACTGATGCCCAAGCAGTGTATGATGTCTACGGCACAAACGTGGAGTTTGACTTTAATGAGCAGTTtgcaccccctcccaagcaGAAAGCGCGGCGTCGCCTACCTCCCCAGTTGCAACCAGCCGTCAAGGCTCCCCTCGAGAAGCTCTTTGATCCAAACACAATCTCGGGCTACGAAGAGAACTCTCGTGCGTATTATGGCAgacccccacctcccccaacctcaacatctGATCTTCCGTTGAGGGACGATTCTCTTCATTCCACCTTGCGAGAGTCCCTCATCGATCTCGACATGTCTTTCGATGGCGATGATCTCTCTCAGTTTGTCGACATCGAAACCAACATGGAAACCATCCGTGCCGGCATGCGAGCTCCCAGCGAGTCAGATTTTGGGGAGAACACCCTCACCGCGGccgacagcaacaacagcaacgaccTGAACAAGCCTCCCCGAAGTGACCCTGCAgacttcaaccccaaccgccGCACCCAAGACTGGAAATTCCCCTCCATGGCAGCCCCCGCATCAGCTACGTCAGAAATGTTCCGCTTCCCAGCCATCAGCGAAGACAGACCTGCCCCCCTCGCCTCAGCACCCACCAACGACCGCCCCCCTTTcattcaccaccaaaccgATCCCTTGGGTATGCACTCAGAGCCCTACGTCGAGCTCATGACCCCCAACCAATTCCAAGACAACCGCGCCTCTGTCGGGAGTCTGATCGACCTTGACGAAAGTCTCGCCATGCCGGAGTACACAAGACCGTCAACCGCCAACAGCGACGTCGCCTCCATGGCGGGATCTGACATCGGCGGCGCCAACCCCTTTGACCTCGAACGCCACGCCTCGCTGTATCAACCCTTCcaaaccaacagcaccaacGGCAGCTTCAGCGGGGGTGTTGGACCACCGAGCGGCATCAGGGAACCGTCCATTTACATATCTGACGACACGGATTTCTCTCGTCTTAGTCTGGCGAGCGCACCCGAGGATCAGATTGTGATTCCGGACTTTAGCACGCCGCCGTCGAGCAGTGTGaatggtgggggtgggggctCGAGGGCACAGTCGAGGGCGCATTCGAGGGCGGACAGttatgatgaggatggataTTCGGCTAATGAGTATGGCGGTGATTCGGAGTATTTGACTATGATGGGTAGTGGTGGGCAGAcgggggggagtgggaggaggtcgagggcgCAGAGTAATGCTAGTGTGCAGTTGCAGTTGCCGAGGATGTTGGGGATGAGCGGTAATGGGGGGGAGTATATTGataggaggggggagaggatggtgaatgggggtgggatgaacatgaatggtggtgggatggggatgggtggCGAGATGCCTGCGCTGCCAGGGCCGCCGAATGCGAGGGTGATGCAGGGGATGGCGAGTAGGGAGGAGACGAGGGAGGATgtgatgaggttgttgtcgaGCTTTTCGGAGCATTTGAGCTTTGCAAATGTGCATGTTTCTGCGTTGCCGGTGAGGGcagggcggagaggaagcGAGACTTATGCTCCTTCTTGA